A single region of the Cricetulus griseus strain 17A/GY unplaced genomic scaffold, alternate assembly CriGri-PICRH-1.0 unplaced_scaffold_1, whole genome shotgun sequence genome encodes:
- the LOC113838960 gene encoding zinc finger protein 431-like: MNAMKYNDVHIDFTWEEWTLLDTSQKNLYKDVMLETYENLNDIGYSWEDNNVEEHCASSKRHDRHERRQTLENSSVYTQCDKAFENNRYLQSHEETHTGEKPYECNQCAKAFSHHSTLQMHKRTHTGEKSYECNQCGKAFSRHSTLQMHKRTHTGEKSYECNQCGKAFSRHSTLQMHKRTHTGDKPYECNQCGKAFSHDSTLQMHKRTHTGEKPYECNLCGKAFSRHSYLCMHKRIHTGEKPYECNQCGKAFSQHSHLQNHKRIHTGEKPYECNHCGKAFSQHSALQSHRRSHTGEKPYECRHCGKAFSHDSTLQMHKRKHTGEKPYECNLCGKAFSRHSTLRLHKRTHTGEKPYECNQCGKAFSQRSHLQSHKRTHTGEKPYECHQCGKVFSRHSTLQMHKTTHTGEKPYECNLCGKAFSWHCYLRKHKRTHTGEKPYHCNICGKSFTKR, encoded by the exons aatgccATGAAGTATAATGATGTGCATAttgacttcacttgggaagagtggactttgctggatacttctcagaagaatctctacaaagatgtgatgctggagacctatgagaacctcaatgatatag GATACTCTTGGGAAGACAATAACGTTGAAGAACATTGTGCAAGTTCAAAAAGACATGAcag GCATGAAAGAAGACAAACTTTAGAGAATTCTTCTGTATACACACAATGTGATAAAGCCTTTGAAAATAACAGATATCTCCAAAGTCATGAAGAAacccacactggagagaaaccttatgaatgtaatcagtgtgctaaagccttttctcatcacagtactcttcaaatgcataaaagaacacacactggagagaaatcctatgaatgtaatcagtgtggtaaagccttttctcgtcacagtactcttcaaatgcataaaagaacacacactggagagaaatcctatgaatgtaatcagtgtggtaaagccttttctcgtcacagtactcttcaaatgcataaaagaacacatactggagataaaccctatgaatgtaatcagtgtggtaaagccttttctcacgacagtactcttcaaatgcataaaaggacacatactggagagaaaccctatgaatgcaatctgtgtggtaaagccttttctcggcACAGTTACCTTTGCATgcataaaagaatacatactggagagaaaccttatgaatgtaatcagtgtggtaaagccttttctcagcacagtcatcttcaaaaccataaaagaatccatactggagagaaaccctatgaatgtaatcactgtggtaaagccttttctcagcacagtgcTCTTCAAAGTCATAGAAGATCACATAcgggagagaaaccttatgaatgcaGACACTGTGGTAAAGCATTTTCTCACgacagtactcttcaaatgcataaaaggaaacatactggagagaaaccctatgaatgtaatctgtgtggtaaagccttttctcgtCACAGTACTCTTCGactgcataaaagaacacatacaggagagaaaccctatgaatgcaatcagtgtggtaaagccttttctcagcgcagtcatcttcaaagtcacaaaagaacacacactggagagaaaccctatgaatgtcatcagtgtggtaaagtcttttctcgtcacagtactcttcaaatgcataaaacaacacatactggagagaaaccttatgaatgtaatctgtgtggtaaagccttttcttggCACTGTTACCTTCGCaagcataaaagaacacacactggtg agaaaccTTACCATTGTAATATATGTGGGAAATCCTTTACTAAGagataa